A part of Legionella sainthelensi genomic DNA contains:
- a CDS encoding hydrolase has product MNEIKLIIWDLDDTLWKGTLADQDDVILNKDVIERIEYLLNRGIVHSICSKNDVKKAEKMLKQLGIYEFFIFPKISFEDKGLRIKKIIEQAQLREQNVLFVDDNEFVLREVLFHNPNIVIKLAEQFMQEDVSNWGKDDSNRERLAHYKILEKKEKNKITFLEKNHDEHAFLKECNIKIQLIPLDINDHEIERVIELVNRSNQMNYTQSRIKYEYLFTLFELKNGNNFKVRVEDKYGDYGVVGYVCILNNSLFHYVFSCRILGMCVEARMYQWLKTMYPDLKSSFNMSKLKNVDINLDFIEINLQQESEDKKSTLNSKKVLVRGPCLANAVSFLLSEHYHVDEEIFSFFEYANLHFLRENLEGKQDVRFDKTRKAIELNEYHMIVNFLESDYYSGNYKIQSNKIPVTSNYIFWKSLKTIKQDNHVLGEHIKTMMINGMRDIKRFNLDNRFSPWPRIERMVNATLDWFGERWRKILYQFIFYFVFKNYRGYVSEKQFENNVLWYIGLFPEHVKLLFINPPEKIPLPLMTQEQNERIVQRTQLLNKIMRNIAREKPNVLLLEMDEIIDQEDIVDSFSHLKRQGYIKLSQLLLKTAKCSFAGN; this is encoded by the coding sequence GTGAATGAAATTAAACTAATCATTTGGGACTTAGACGATACCTTATGGAAGGGGACATTAGCAGACCAGGATGATGTAATATTAAACAAAGATGTGATTGAAAGAATTGAATATTTGTTAAATAGAGGTATTGTTCATTCTATTTGTTCAAAAAACGATGTAAAAAAAGCAGAAAAGATGCTCAAACAGTTAGGCATCTATGAGTTTTTTATTTTTCCCAAAATATCCTTTGAAGATAAAGGATTACGAATAAAAAAAATTATAGAGCAAGCACAGCTTCGTGAACAAAATGTATTGTTTGTAGATGACAATGAGTTTGTTTTACGCGAGGTTCTTTTTCACAATCCCAATATTGTAATTAAATTAGCTGAACAATTTATGCAAGAGGATGTGAGCAATTGGGGAAAAGATGACAGTAATCGAGAGCGCTTAGCCCATTATAAAATTCTAGAGAAGAAAGAGAAAAATAAAATAACATTTCTTGAAAAAAATCATGATGAACACGCATTTTTGAAAGAATGTAATATCAAAATCCAGCTTATCCCTTTAGATATCAATGATCATGAGATTGAACGTGTGATAGAGCTTGTGAACCGTTCAAATCAGATGAATTATACGCAATCACGAATTAAGTATGAGTATTTATTTACTTTATTTGAATTAAAAAATGGGAACAACTTTAAAGTCCGTGTGGAAGATAAGTATGGAGATTATGGGGTTGTAGGGTATGTTTGTATTTTAAATAATTCCTTGTTCCACTATGTGTTTTCATGTCGTATTCTTGGCATGTGTGTTGAAGCAAGGATGTATCAATGGTTAAAAACAATGTATCCCGATTTAAAGTCTTCATTTAATATGTCTAAACTAAAAAATGTAGATATAAATCTGGACTTTATTGAAATTAATTTGCAGCAAGAAAGCGAGGACAAAAAATCTACTCTTAATAGTAAAAAAGTCTTGGTTCGGGGGCCATGTCTTGCAAATGCCGTTTCATTTCTTCTTAGTGAGCACTATCACGTAGATGAAGAAATATTTTCATTTTTTGAATATGCAAATCTACATTTTTTACGAGAAAATTTAGAAGGTAAACAAGATGTACGTTTTGATAAAACACGAAAAGCTATAGAACTTAATGAGTACCATATGATCGTTAATTTTCTTGAAAGTGATTATTACAGTGGCAATTATAAGATCCAAAGCAATAAAATCCCTGTTACATCCAATTATATTTTCTGGAAAAGTCTAAAAACGATCAAGCAGGATAATCACGTGTTGGGAGAACACATTAAAACAATGATGATTAATGGAATGCGTGATATCAAACGATTTAATCTTGATAATCGCTTTTCTCCCTGGCCACGAATTGAAAGAATGGTTAATGCTACACTGGATTGGTTTGGAGAGCGTTGGCGAAAAATTCTTTATCAGTTCATTTTTTATTTTGTATTTAAAAATTACCGTGGTTATGTTTCTGAAAAGCAATTTGAAAATAATGTGCTCTGGTATATTGGTCTTTTCCCAGAACATGTAAAACTGTTATTTATTAATCCTCCTGAGAAAATACCCTTGCCATTAATGACCCAAGAACAAAACGAGAGAATTGTTCAACGGACTCAATTGCTGAATAAGATTATGAGAAATATTGCGAGAGAAAAGCCGAATGTATTGCTTTTGGAAATGGATGAGATTATTGATCAAGAAGATATCGTCGACAGCTTTTCTCATTTAAAAAGACAAGGATATATCAAATTATCTCAATTATTATTAAAAACAGCAAAGTGTTCTTTTGCTGGAAATTAA
- a CDS encoding SDR family oxidoreductase encodes MINSKNEKIVLITGTSTGIGSSLALAFAHAGFQTIATMRDIDKAKALLDRAAKEKLHLDVRQLDVCDDQSIDLCIGGVLNDYGRIDILINNAGEGFHRTLEQASLDDVKKVMDVNFYGVVRLTKAVLPSMRQMQNGHIITISSLGGLIAVPFSEIYCAAKFAVEGMMEALAPIANTLGIHISLIEPGPVTTAFAGKLQQPHASNIAVYEELEQILRVNFPKHFPNGPQTGDEIAQIVLKAALSNKPKLRYVTSADGVNVASHKYVDINNSAYFELGQQLFATHEKELLD; translated from the coding sequence ATGATTAATTCGAAAAATGAAAAAATTGTTCTTATAACTGGAACATCAACTGGAATAGGCTCCTCTCTTGCCCTAGCCTTTGCTCATGCAGGTTTTCAGACCATAGCAACTATGCGTGATATCGATAAGGCTAAAGCCTTATTAGATAGAGCAGCGAAAGAAAAACTACACTTAGATGTTCGTCAATTAGATGTCTGCGATGATCAATCGATTGATCTGTGTATTGGCGGGGTTCTTAATGATTATGGCCGCATTGACATTCTTATCAATAATGCCGGAGAAGGTTTTCATAGAACATTAGAGCAAGCATCACTAGATGATGTTAAAAAAGTTATGGATGTTAATTTTTATGGTGTAGTTCGCCTTACCAAGGCGGTATTACCCTCTATGCGACAAATGCAAAACGGGCATATCATTACGATATCCAGTTTGGGAGGCCTTATTGCTGTTCCTTTTAGTGAAATCTATTGTGCAGCCAAATTTGCTGTTGAAGGAATGATGGAAGCACTAGCACCTATTGCAAATACATTGGGTATTCATATTTCACTCATCGAGCCCGGTCCAGTCACAACTGCTTTCGCAGGAAAGTTACAACAACCTCATGCATCAAACATTGCCGTCTATGAAGAACTAGAACAAATTCTTCGAGTAAATTTCCCGAAACATTTTCCTAACGGTCCTCAAACTGGGGATGAGATTGCCCAAATTGTCCTTAAAGCGGCATTAAGCAATAAACCAAAACTACGTTATGTAACGTCTGCTGATGGAGTCAACGTTGCGTCACATAAATATGTTGATATTAACAACAGCGCCTATTTTGAATTGGGACAGCAACTTTTTGCCACTCATGAGAAAGAACTGCTTGACTGA
- a CDS encoding protein kinase domain-containing protein, producing the protein MDFKLNVEGWADSEYLNNLVKEYNSCDGEKNKSKKVAMLIEIHIFSKNLYEDLHENDDPLENYWYAEYIRSYPELMNQISIELQKLEHPPILGLAAEKSSASLSTINICVPTQNEWVQKTTPKFRKRGEHYQCIDALLDKVQSAKETASLSKNSQDIERYCNTLAELQNKCVYQLANLSHKNLAAKKYRALLLEVSHELNHWAQELQKKSGEYKTRLDRAHELLGNTFYCSDISSLITLRNDLGDSESCTIANFELKKLAGGNTKVWLASHSENDEKFLIRWMNKADLKPSILNRVSSNPEIRPYLAEEYIHYPAGVFQETVSCVISVGEFCDNGSLVKELEAISKKGAQSNQLIDNALDKTKQVASFIDVLAKNQLCYPDIKADNFLVNKNGDVVVSDLKFIRPIDENQCIIGKFHTTYECAAPEYTDQPLARDKINTESYTSYQLGVLFYELLAENIGDARLKFLSNLKTASANKNPLSALNFDTPVFQSDVGQMAKALITKCMSTDPATRPKINEILTDIQEIQKKRTEVKEHKSIIMKEILRQMKKNPEEESLCINFSRS; encoded by the coding sequence ATGGACTTTAAACTAAACGTGGAGGGATGGGCAGATTCTGAGTATCTAAACAATCTGGTAAAAGAATATAATTCTTGTGATGGAGAGAAAAATAAGAGTAAGAAAGTAGCAATGCTTATTGAAATTCATATATTTTCCAAGAATCTTTATGAAGATCTTCACGAAAATGATGATCCTTTAGAGAATTATTGGTATGCAGAATACATTCGCTCCTACCCTGAGCTGATGAACCAAATTTCAATTGAGTTGCAAAAACTAGAGCACCCGCCGATACTTGGTTTAGCCGCAGAAAAAAGTTCTGCCTCATTATCAACAATAAACATCTGCGTCCCAACCCAAAATGAATGGGTACAAAAAACCACACCCAAATTTAGAAAAAGGGGGGAACATTATCAATGTATTGATGCACTATTAGATAAGGTGCAGAGTGCAAAAGAAACCGCCTCATTATCAAAAAACTCACAAGACATTGAAAGATATTGTAATACATTGGCAGAACTTCAAAATAAATGCGTATATCAGCTAGCCAACCTTTCTCATAAGAATTTAGCTGCGAAGAAATATAGAGCCTTACTGCTCGAAGTATCCCATGAATTAAATCATTGGGCTCAAGAGCTACAAAAAAAATCAGGAGAGTATAAAACAAGACTCGATCGTGCCCACGAATTATTAGGCAATACATTTTACTGCTCCGATATAAGTTCACTTATAACTCTTAGAAATGATTTAGGAGATTCAGAATCTTGTACTATTGCTAATTTTGAATTAAAAAAGTTAGCTGGAGGTAATACTAAAGTATGGCTTGCTTCACACTCAGAGAATGATGAAAAATTTTTGATTCGTTGGATGAATAAAGCCGATTTAAAGCCCTCAATATTGAACAGAGTTTCATCTAATCCAGAAATTAGGCCTTACTTGGCCGAAGAGTATATTCATTATCCTGCAGGTGTTTTTCAAGAGACAGTTAGCTGTGTCATTTCAGTCGGAGAATTCTGTGATAACGGAAGCTTAGTTAAAGAGTTAGAAGCGATTAGCAAAAAAGGAGCTCAAAGTAATCAATTGATTGATAATGCATTAGATAAAACGAAGCAAGTCGCTTCATTTATCGATGTATTAGCGAAAAATCAACTATGCTATCCGGATATTAAAGCAGATAATTTTTTAGTTAATAAGAATGGAGATGTCGTAGTTTCTGATTTAAAATTTATTCGTCCAATAGATGAGAACCAATGCATAATAGGAAAATTTCACACTACTTATGAATGTGCTGCGCCTGAGTATACAGATCAACCATTAGCAAGAGATAAAATTAATACAGAGTCTTATACAAGTTATCAATTAGGCGTTTTATTTTATGAGTTATTAGCAGAAAACATTGGTGATGCGCGTCTTAAATTTTTATCTAATTTGAAAACAGCTTCTGCAAACAAAAATCCTTTAAGTGCTTTAAATTTTGATACTCCTGTATTTCAAAGCGATGTGGGCCAAATGGCAAAAGCCTTAATAACAAAATGCATGAGTACCGACCCCGCAACTCGCCCTAAAATCAATGAGATACTCACAGACATACAAGAAATACAGAAAAAAAGAACAGAAGTGAAGGAACATAAGAGTATAATAATGAAGGAGATCCTTCGTCAGATGAAAAAGAATCCAGAAGAAGAGTCACTCTGTATAAACTTTTCAAGATCTTGA
- a CDS encoding LysR family transcriptional regulator: MNIVDMKTFLAVVEYHSTSLASKHMYASQPTISRRIKKLEQELGSQLFVNTTYGVELTQKGRAFLPYIRQMLGIYNEMMKAEHNDRKSRPKLTINIGLNPYVSLSVFAEFINYMLALKTNYFIINKIVPGKDLNTSLSSGDYDLFILPYTGNCPVNITSIPLWKERVLPVVSIDHPLAKRNTPISITELAEYDAVLTTNDSILRQKFNVLAAQKGISPKITAEVNTVYNCIKTVEHGHSWCLIYERLLDDKLAIVELSDFTIDIEFHAFYLKKRGEERLIWEFVEYLRQWLSQSSDLSELLIKTKSLSIQGHGHNK, translated from the coding sequence ATGAACATAGTAGATATGAAAACATTTCTTGCAGTTGTTGAATATCATTCAACATCATTAGCATCAAAGCACATGTATGCCTCTCAGCCTACCATAAGCCGGCGTATTAAAAAATTAGAACAGGAGTTAGGAAGTCAGCTCTTTGTAAATACTACCTATGGGGTTGAGTTGACCCAGAAAGGAAGAGCTTTTCTTCCCTACATTCGCCAAATGCTTGGTATTTATAATGAAATGATGAAGGCAGAGCACAATGACCGTAAAAGCAGGCCTAAATTAACCATTAATATAGGCTTGAATCCGTATGTTTCTCTCTCAGTATTTGCTGAATTTATCAATTATATGCTCGCACTTAAAACAAACTATTTTATTATTAATAAAATAGTTCCAGGTAAAGATCTAAATACCAGTCTTTCAAGTGGTGATTATGACCTTTTCATTTTACCTTATACAGGCAATTGTCCTGTCAATATAACCTCTATACCATTATGGAAAGAAAGAGTTTTACCGGTTGTATCGATTGATCACCCTCTAGCAAAACGTAACACCCCTATTTCTATAACTGAATTGGCAGAATACGATGCAGTTTTAACAACGAATGACAGTATATTGCGCCAAAAATTTAATGTATTGGCCGCACAAAAAGGCATTTCACCTAAAATTACCGCTGAGGTAAATACGGTATATAACTGCATCAAAACAGTCGAGCATGGACATAGTTGGTGTTTGATTTATGAAAGATTACTTGATGATAAATTAGCTATAGTTGAACTTAGCGATTTTACTATAGATATTGAGTTTCATGCGTTTTATCTAAAAAAACGCGGCGAAGAGCGCCTGATTTGGGAATTTGTTGAATATCTTAGACAATGGCTGAGTCAATCATCAGATCTCAGTGAACTTCTTATCAAAACAAAAAGCCTATCTATTCAAGGCCATGGTCATAATAAGTAA
- a CDS encoding ABC transporter substrate-binding protein has product MSKFINLALILFVFLLSSCDSNKEEHYLHFATSAVYPPFEYSEHGEIKGFDIDLARLIAKELGKEAVFDNMQFSTVLPAISSGQDEIAIATITITEARKNNFDFSEPYYFDGIAAVYRSNQPVAAQNQLQGKKVAVQLGSVMEIWLRETFPQVEITVLDNNNQAIESLLSGRVDVVLMDGFQGKIFSNKYTELAYSLIAKADNGYALAIKKDSPLTTKINKALQKLKANGSIQKLETIWLKSSKRILQKL; this is encoded by the coding sequence GTGAGTAAATTTATTAATTTAGCGTTAATCCTGTTTGTTTTTTTGTTATCTTCATGTGATTCAAATAAAGAAGAACATTATCTGCATTTTGCTACATCGGCAGTATATCCACCTTTTGAATATAGTGAACATGGAGAAATTAAAGGTTTTGATATTGATTTGGCAAGACTTATTGCTAAAGAACTTGGGAAAGAGGCAGTTTTTGACAATATGCAATTTAGCACGGTTCTGCCTGCAATAAGCTCTGGTCAAGATGAGATTGCTATAGCGACAATTACTATTACGGAAGCCAGAAAAAACAATTTTGACTTTTCTGAACCCTATTATTTTGATGGTATAGCCGCCGTATATCGTTCCAATCAGCCAGTCGCAGCTCAGAACCAATTGCAAGGAAAAAAAGTAGCGGTACAACTGGGGAGTGTTATGGAGATTTGGTTGCGAGAAACTTTTCCTCAGGTTGAAATTACAGTATTGGATAATAACAATCAAGCAATTGAATCCTTACTTTCTGGTCGCGTCGATGTTGTTTTAATGGATGGATTTCAGGGTAAAATTTTTAGCAATAAGTATACTGAACTAGCTTATTCCTTAATTGCTAAAGCAGATAATGGATATGCTTTAGCAATCAAAAAAGACTCTCCACTAACGACAAAGATTAACAAGGCACTCCAAAAACTTAAAGCAAATGGATCAATTCAAAAACTGGAAACTATCTGGTTAAAGAGTTCAAAACGAATTTTGCAAAAACTGTGA
- a CDS encoding DUF1868 domain-containing protein, with protein MFEKIDSTGNYIEFPGVTIIAPIIKTAQENNFLPKIHQSLTSATLLTQYYTPLPFESYHMTTCNLYTKNEHNLDWFKFITDKLEFFQNLCIQLKAHEFTPEASIEAVQVGRALQLRLSLPENQKAMLRQLAQTLGIEEGLPSFFHITLAYCYKNISDKKLHQEIIAAVEEIIAPYINQKVKLNVPTLCHFESMLAFTPWDGVAYPFNEKQPIKKAKGFFDTGETPSSTATCAPPPTLAIYNYYVSFFITERKSSELKKNCTQA; from the coding sequence ATGTTTGAGAAAATAGACTCAACAGGAAACTATATAGAATTTCCAGGCGTAACGATTATTGCCCCGATTATAAAAACAGCTCAAGAAAATAATTTTTTACCTAAAATACATCAATCTCTGACAAGCGCAACATTACTAACTCAGTATTATACTCCATTACCCTTTGAAAGTTATCACATGACAACTTGTAATCTCTATACCAAAAATGAGCATAATCTGGATTGGTTTAAGTTTATCACCGATAAGCTGGAGTTTTTCCAAAACCTTTGTATACAACTTAAAGCTCATGAATTTACCCCAGAAGCCTCAATTGAAGCAGTTCAAGTTGGAAGAGCATTACAGTTACGTTTATCACTACCGGAAAATCAAAAGGCAATGCTCCGACAACTTGCCCAAACATTAGGTATTGAGGAAGGTCTCCCCTCTTTTTTTCATATCACCTTAGCTTATTGTTATAAAAATATTAGTGACAAAAAATTGCATCAAGAGATTATAGCAGCGGTAGAAGAAATAATTGCTCCATATATAAATCAGAAAGTAAAACTCAATGTACCTACACTCTGTCATTTTGAATCCATGCTCGCATTCACTCCTTGGGATGGAGTAGCTTACCCGTTTAACGAGAAACAGCCTATCAAAAAAGCAAAAGGGTTCTTTGATACTGGCGAAACACCATCATCCACAGCCACGTGTGCCCCCCCCCCCACACTTGCAATTTATAATTATTACGTTAGTTTTTTCATCACAGAAAGAAAGAGCTCTGAACTTAAAAAGAACTGCACCCAAGCATAA
- a CDS encoding glutathione S-transferase N-terminal domain-containing protein — MTPNVQLVDYPILYTFRRCPYAIRARMALAYSHIKVVQQEVILKQKPQEMLLASPKGTVPVLILADGRVIDESLDIMDWALTQYDPDGWLCTELKDKCDELIYSNDVWFKPILDHYKYSQHSNNYDPHYYRNEVKEYFSKLNLLLKNRQFLLADHISLADVALFPFIRQFYMVDQQWFAQSEYKYLYAWVQFFLSSELFLSVMKKLT, encoded by the coding sequence ATGACTCCTAATGTGCAGCTAGTGGATTATCCAATACTTTATACTTTTAGACGTTGTCCTTATGCCATTAGAGCAAGAATGGCGCTTGCATATTCGCATATTAAAGTGGTGCAACAAGAGGTTATATTAAAACAAAAACCTCAGGAAATGCTTTTGGCTTCGCCAAAAGGAACGGTTCCTGTATTAATTTTAGCAGATGGTCGTGTCATTGATGAAAGTCTAGATATCATGGATTGGGCCTTAACCCAATACGATCCTGATGGATGGTTATGTACTGAATTAAAAGATAAATGTGATGAATTAATTTATTCTAATGATGTATGGTTCAAACCCATTTTAGATCATTATAAATATTCACAACATTCCAATAATTATGATCCTCACTATTATCGAAATGAAGTTAAAGAGTATTTTTCTAAACTAAATTTATTATTAAAAAATAGGCAATTTCTTTTAGCAGATCACATCAGCTTAGCCGATGTTGCTTTATTTCCCTTTATCAGGCAATTCTATATGGTAGATCAACAATGGTTTGCGCAAAGTGAATATAAGTACCTTTATGCTTGGGTGCAGTTCTTTTTAAGTTCAGAGCTCTTTCTTTCTGTGATGAAAAAACTAACGTAA
- a CDS encoding class II glutamine amidotransferase, with protein MCRLVAYMGHKVLLEDVLVKPSNSLIMQSLHAKESHVRTNGDGFGLGWYVPHLGKAPGLFTSIYPAWNDRNLLHLCCKIESPCFFAHVRAASAGGVTTYNCHPFTHGEWMFMHNGTIHDFILLKRHLRHLLDDDIYHWIQGETDSEHLFALFLQLAKNRDLSQIKEVAAVFMETLKIVNDLSKQYSSNAEPSYFNVCLTNGTSMLVSRYCNSKRHKPESLHYLTESSLIRHAQRPGLKKIKNSPMILVASERLSAFNSEWFDVPVNHCMLVENQEINFLVVS; from the coding sequence ATGTGTCGTTTGGTAGCCTACATGGGGCATAAAGTCCTGCTGGAAGATGTATTGGTAAAACCTTCAAACTCACTGATTATGCAAAGTTTACATGCAAAAGAATCTCATGTTAGAACTAATGGCGATGGCTTTGGGTTGGGGTGGTATGTTCCTCACCTGGGTAAAGCCCCCGGTCTTTTTACCTCAATATATCCGGCGTGGAATGACAGAAACCTTCTTCATCTATGCTGCAAAATTGAATCTCCATGTTTTTTTGCGCACGTTAGAGCTGCAAGTGCAGGTGGAGTGACAACCTATAATTGTCACCCATTTACCCATGGAGAGTGGATGTTCATGCATAATGGGACGATACATGATTTTATTTTACTTAAACGACATCTAAGGCATCTATTAGATGATGATATTTATCACTGGATACAGGGCGAAACCGATTCTGAGCATCTTTTTGCTTTGTTTTTGCAATTAGCTAAGAATAGGGATCTCTCTCAAATAAAAGAAGTGGCGGCTGTATTTATGGAAACCCTAAAGATAGTTAATGACTTAAGCAAACAATATAGTAGTAATGCAGAGCCATCTTATTTTAATGTTTGTTTAACTAATGGCACAAGCATGCTCGTTTCTCGATATTGTAATTCAAAGCGCCACAAACCAGAAAGCCTTCATTATCTTACAGAAAGTTCATTAATACGTCATGCTCAACGCCCGGGGTTAAAAAAAATTAAAAACTCACCAATGATTCTGGTTGCTTCAGAGCGCTTATCAGCATTTAATTCCGAATGGTTTGATGTACCTGTCAATCACTGTATGTTAGTAGAAAATCAGGAAATAAATTTTCTAGTGGTTTCCTAG